Proteins encoded in a region of the Candidatus Scalindua japonica genome:
- a CDS encoding carboxypeptidase-like regulatory domain-containing protein, with amino-acid sequence MLGKSYVFRLVIMCAVGMLPILGYAGNTFAASVGVIRGEVTGQRTNASMGNVDVQVTDLNGKLVKSVRSQKDGTFAVSQLPVGEYRVIAGNAPAKKVQVAMAPPVTQVDFQVPEKGYTAFGGMGAGLVAVVGLSVAAAVAGIVIAVNAQDDADDNSDDLDDLRQQLASP; translated from the coding sequence ATGCTGGGAAAATCTTATGTTTTTCGTTTAGTGATAATGTGTGCTGTTGGTATGCTTCCAATTTTAGGTTATGCCGGAAATACATTTGCGGCTAGCGTTGGTGTTATTAGGGGTGAGGTAACTGGGCAGAGGACTAATGCGTCAATGGGTAATGTAGATGTACAGGTTACGGATCTCAATGGCAAGCTGGTGAAAAGCGTCAGAAGCCAGAAGGATGGAACATTTGCAGTTTCTCAGTTGCCTGTAGGTGAGTACAGGGTTATAGCTGGTAATGCTCCGGCGAAAAAAGTACAGGTTGCAATGGCTCCTCCTGTTACACAAGTTGACTTTCAGGTGCCTGAAAAGGGTTATACAGCTTTTGGGGGTATGGGTGCCGGATTGGTTGCAGTTGTGGGTTTGTCTGTTGCGGCAGCCGTTGCTGGAATCGTCATAGCTGTTAATGCTCAAGATGATGCGGATGATAATTCGGATGATTTGGATGATTTGCGTCAGCAACTTGCTTCACCATGA
- a CDS encoding tetratricopeptide repeat protein codes for MTYKTYRQVSGHLKSFSLIKTIRNSFLVLITIVSVISFFIAFCAVLGYAGNNNIRVINVKVVADEEFRASDEWVDVIVESFKRTSAFYEEQFGIKFNLKLIGEWISDNNSFNIQSLLEELSNNVGKDGSELVVGFTRQVSKSLKCVFSRPALGIALPFNDYVIVRADRKKGFDYHIMSLILTHELGHAFGALHVRDSTSVMNISVNNHTVFRFDDRNSKLIRLTKFVDFNKGVTSLKKSCLEQIIGLYRDGFEVDYENATRHLLIGSIFSEQGMIDEAILEYKEAVKIDRKDPESLTRLGVAYAGKGLLDDAIKVLSKAVRLDSINGAAHVNLGMVLVRKGKQEEAIDHLRKAIEINSINPEAHCILGGIYIQKGLFDKAIFECKKALDYNHIYSDAYYNLGIAYHSKLMYDEAITAYKKAIEIEYKNTMARNNLGLAYYEQGMLEEAESEYIKLLRVDPGNQMALNNYQAVLFAKKEGL; via the coding sequence ATGACTTACAAAACTTATAGACAGGTTAGCGGCCATTTAAAATCTTTTTCTTTGATTAAAACAATCCGAAATTCTTTTCTAGTATTAATTACAATTGTCAGTGTGATTTCCTTTTTTATTGCTTTCTGTGCAGTACTCGGATATGCAGGAAATAATAACATTAGGGTAATTAATGTAAAGGTTGTTGCCGATGAAGAATTCAGGGCAAGTGATGAGTGGGTAGATGTGATAGTGGAGAGTTTTAAAAGAACATCTGCTTTTTATGAAGAACAATTTGGTATTAAGTTTAATTTGAAACTGATTGGTGAGTGGATTTCGGATAATAATTCCTTTAATATTCAGTCTCTTCTAGAAGAGCTAAGTAATAATGTTGGAAAGGATGGTAGCGAATTAGTTGTTGGTTTTACTAGACAAGTTTCAAAGTCTCTTAAATGTGTTTTCAGTCGTCCAGCGTTAGGGATTGCACTGCCGTTTAATGATTATGTCATTGTAAGAGCAGACAGAAAGAAAGGCTTTGATTATCACATAATGTCGTTAATATTAACCCACGAGTTGGGCCATGCTTTTGGGGCGTTGCACGTCCGTGACTCTACTTCTGTTATGAATATATCGGTTAACAATCATACTGTTTTCCGGTTTGATGATAGAAACAGCAAGCTAATCAGATTGACAAAGTTTGTAGATTTTAATAAAGGTGTTACTTCATTAAAAAAGAGCTGTCTTGAACAAATAATTGGTTTATATAGAGATGGCTTCGAAGTCGATTATGAGAACGCGACCAGACACCTGCTGATTGGTTCTATATTCAGTGAACAGGGAATGATAGATGAAGCTATTTTGGAATATAAGGAGGCTGTTAAAATAGACCGGAAAGACCCGGAATCACTTACGCGCCTTGGTGTTGCATATGCAGGCAAGGGGTTATTGGATGACGCAATAAAGGTGTTAAGTAAGGCCGTCAGGCTTGATTCGATTAATGGAGCGGCCCATGTTAACCTTGGTATGGTGCTTGTCAGAAAGGGTAAACAGGAAGAGGCGATAGACCATTTGAGGAAAGCTATAGAAATCAATAGTATTAATCCTGAAGCTCATTGCATTTTAGGTGGTATATATATCCAAAAAGGATTATTCGATAAGGCTATTTTTGAGTGTAAGAAGGCTTTGGATTATAACCATATCTATTCTGATGCCTATTATAATCTGGGTATTGCTTATCACAGTAAATTGATGTATGATGAAGCTATAACTGCATATAAGAAAGCAATTGAGATAGAATATAAAAACACTATGGCGAGAAATAATCTAGGTTTGGCTTATTATGAACAGGGAATGTTAGAAGAGGCAGAATCTGAATATATTAAATTATTGAGGGTTGATCCCGGAAATCAAATGGCGCTTAATAATTATCAGGCAGTATTATTTGCAAAGAAGGAGGGGTTATAA
- a CDS encoding polysaccharide biosynthesis/export family protein: MRKSLTRLKWQTICGLMIVCLLFSYCSCIFAQTVYNMSQHSQSTQGVPGGVGYNSNSLLGQDYLIGPGDVLDIKIFDSEDLNRTVRVGGDGYISLPLIGSIIAGGLNVSELEFNMAYEYSKKYLQNPQISVYVQEFHSKRVAVLGEVKNPQLLEMTRNSSNLLEMISLCGGVTKDAGDLIYIIRHTEQYDASGRSDDTHAVHYSNTDDRSYGRVTEDVHGSNGSWDEEDYLQARDEVITVNISELVKYQNPLSNVDILPGDMISVPPASFYFVFGEVDKPGAFQLKTNMTALQALSQAGSFSSVAKNKIKLIREDLENREKIITTLDVRRLAKGEDEDVRIIGGDVLLVGKSSFKEVRNQLLAFSNSAVTAFTTAYAYDSFRD, from the coding sequence ATGAGAAAATCTCTAACAAGGTTAAAATGGCAAACAATTTGCGGGCTTATGATTGTTTGTTTGTTGTTTTCTTACTGTAGCTGTATTTTCGCTCAGACAGTCTATAACATGTCTCAACATTCACAATCTACTCAAGGTGTTCCGGGTGGAGTTGGATACAATAGCAACTCATTACTGGGACAGGATTATTTGATTGGGCCCGGAGATGTGCTTGACATAAAAATATTTGATTCGGAGGATTTAAACAGAACGGTACGTGTTGGGGGGGATGGTTATATATCATTACCGTTGATAGGCAGTATAATCGCCGGTGGCTTGAACGTTTCTGAGCTGGAGTTTAACATGGCCTATGAATATTCAAAGAAATATTTGCAGAATCCCCAGATTTCGGTATACGTCCAGGAGTTTCACAGTAAAAGGGTGGCAGTACTGGGTGAAGTGAAAAACCCGCAATTGCTGGAAATGACAAGAAACAGTAGTAATCTTCTGGAGATGATAAGTTTGTGTGGTGGTGTTACTAAAGATGCCGGAGATTTGATTTATATAATACGCCATACAGAACAGTATGACGCTTCTGGCAGGAGTGATGATACCCATGCGGTTCATTATAGTAACACAGATGATAGAAGTTATGGAAGAGTAACTGAGGATGTCCATGGGTCCAATGGTAGTTGGGATGAAGAAGACTATTTACAGGCCAGGGATGAGGTAATTACTGTAAATATCTCAGAACTGGTTAAATATCAGAATCCTCTTTCAAACGTGGATATTCTGCCTGGTGATATGATAAGCGTTCCTCCTGCATCTTTCTATTTTGTATTTGGGGAAGTGGACAAACCAGGCGCTTTTCAGTTAAAAACGAATATGACTGCATTACAGGCTTTATCACAGGCTGGCAGTTTCTCAAGTGTTGCAAAAAATAAAATCAAATTGATAAGAGAAGATCTTGAGAATAGAGAGAAAATTATTACTACTTTAGATGTTAGGCGATTAGCAAAAGGTGAGGATGAAGATGTTAGAATTATTGGTGGAGATGTTCTTCTTGTCGGTAAGAGTAGTTTTAAAGAGGTGCGTAATCAATTATTGGCCTTCTCAAACTCTGCCGTTACGGCCTTTACAACTGCCTATGCATACGACAGTTTCCGAGATTGA
- a CDS encoding GumC family protein — protein MNNDSFLNQTQDPSNYYSGKTSSLDEIHLRDYFRVVMHRKWVIVAIFTITVLLVTLYTFKQKPIFQAVTTIRIFKEAPKVLSFEEVMSTEGGRTDFYKTECEVLKSLTLAKRVVDSLRLDLDPEFIGNSKALDGSVNKSVSMDRLARQLLGRTEILSVRNSQLVKIKVSTGYPELCKKIADTIADEYIKKNLEDKVLTTSGATDEIVEQLKEIKIKIEDSEKKLYKYARENDIVAMDASQSIILKELTTISDELTRAEAERIGKEIRFLAVQNSDDLSSLPGIADNKLINELKLEYTRLNAKYASELGRVKEDHPLVQRLKTEKSLIEQEIKDEQGWLGKAIKAEYQEAVGKEKGLRQHLEELKRENNRLEGKSISYKVLKREVDANTQLYEGLLQRMKQATVSSQIKTTNVQIVDRAALPTRPVKPKKRLNVFLSMVVGLVMGTGIAFFLEYLDNTIKSADDVEKHLNATVLGVLEKVEVERDEVENFDTILHELPKSTFAEAVRNVRTGIMLSSADNPKRIMLVTSTTPSEGKTFVASNLAIVIAKTGKKTLIVDCDFRKPRVHKAFNIQMMPGLTNHILGDNDLDSIIKHTAIPNISVITCGLIPPNPSEMLGSHSMEKFCKEIMDRFDTVILDTPPAMAVTDTIVLSNMVDGIIYVIKSGKISKESARRSLHQFAGKKAEVLGVVINSVDAARGDFYGYGYGYGYGVEEKGKKGIIERMKWTKGKEKVENT, from the coding sequence ATGAATAACGATTCATTTCTAAATCAAACCCAAGACCCTTCTAATTATTATAGCGGCAAGACTTCCTCTCTTGATGAGATACATCTCAGGGATTACTTTCGCGTGGTTATGCACCGTAAATGGGTAATTGTTGCCATTTTTACAATTACAGTGCTGTTGGTTACGCTCTATACGTTTAAACAGAAACCTATATTTCAGGCAGTTACAACTATCAGGATATTTAAAGAAGCGCCAAAGGTACTCTCCTTCGAAGAGGTGATGAGTACAGAAGGAGGACGGACTGATTTCTACAAAACTGAATGTGAGGTATTAAAAAGCCTTACACTTGCCAAGAGGGTGGTTGACAGTTTAAGGCTTGACTTGGATCCGGAGTTCATAGGCAATAGCAAAGCTTTAGATGGAAGTGTTAATAAATCAGTTAGTATGGACAGACTGGCAAGACAACTTTTGGGGAGGACAGAAATATTGTCTGTCAGAAATAGTCAATTGGTGAAGATTAAAGTTAGCACAGGATATCCTGAACTATGTAAGAAAATTGCTGATACTATAGCAGATGAGTACATTAAAAAGAACCTTGAAGACAAAGTTCTGACTACTTCGGGCGCAACAGATGAGATAGTTGAACAATTGAAAGAGATTAAGATAAAGATCGAAGATTCAGAGAAAAAATTGTATAAATATGCACGTGAGAATGATATCGTTGCCATGGATGCAAGCCAAAGTATAATTTTGAAAGAACTGACTACAATCTCAGATGAATTGACAAGGGCGGAGGCAGAACGTATTGGCAAAGAGATCAGGTTTCTGGCAGTACAGAATAGTGACGACCTTTCTTCTTTACCGGGGATAGCAGATAATAAATTAATTAATGAATTGAAGTTGGAATATACGAGGCTTAATGCAAAGTATGCCAGTGAGCTTGGCAGAGTCAAGGAAGATCACCCGCTGGTGCAGAGGCTTAAGACTGAAAAAAGTCTTATCGAACAGGAGATAAAGGATGAACAGGGGTGGCTGGGGAAGGCAATTAAGGCAGAGTATCAGGAGGCTGTTGGTAAAGAAAAAGGTCTTCGGCAGCACCTGGAGGAGCTTAAAAGGGAAAACAATCGATTGGAAGGGAAATCAATCAGTTACAAGGTGCTGAAACGTGAGGTGGATGCAAATACACAGCTATACGAAGGGCTGCTTCAAAGGATGAAGCAGGCAACCGTATCGTCACAAATAAAGACTACAAATGTTCAAATAGTTGATAGGGCGGCATTGCCTACCAGACCTGTTAAACCAAAAAAAAGGTTAAATGTGTTCCTCTCTATGGTTGTAGGGTTGGTAATGGGAACAGGTATTGCCTTCTTTTTAGAATACCTTGATAATACAATTAAAAGCGCAGATGATGTTGAGAAACATCTTAATGCTACAGTACTAGGTGTATTAGAGAAGGTAGAAGTGGAGAGGGATGAGGTGGAGAACTTTGATACCATTTTGCACGAATTACCCAAGTCAACATTTGCGGAAGCAGTGCGTAATGTAAGGACCGGTATCATGCTGTCATCTGCAGATAATCCCAAGAGGATAATGCTGGTTACAAGCACGACTCCCAGTGAGGGAAAAACATTTGTAGCGAGTAACCTTGCTATTGTAATAGCTAAGACCGGCAAGAAAACATTGATTGTGGATTGTGACTTTCGTAAGCCCAGGGTGCATAAAGCCTTTAATATTCAGATGATGCCTGGTTTAACTAATCATATTCTTGGAGATAATGATTTGGATTCAATCATTAAACATACGGCCATTCCTAACATCAGTGTTATTACATGCGGCCTTATTCCGCCAAACCCTTCGGAGATGTTGGGGTCTCACAGTATGGAAAAATTTTGTAAGGAGATAATGGATAGGTTTGATACTGTAATACTTGATACACCTCCTGCTATGGCAGTTACTGATACAATTGTTCTCTCTAACATGGTTGACGGAATAATTTACGTAATCAAATCAGGTAAGATATCAAAAGAATCTGCCAGAAGGTCTCTCCATCAATTTGCAGGTAAAAAGGCTGAAGTGTTGGGTGTAGTTATAAATAGTGTAGATGCTGCCAGGGGCGACTTTTATGGGTATGGGTATGGGTATGGGTATGGTGTGGAGGAAAAGGGGAAAAAGGGAATAATAGAGAGAATGAAGTGGACGAAGGGAAAAGAAAAGGTAGAAAATACCTGA
- a CDS encoding O-antigen ligase family protein encodes MLTRFPLIADRVIEWGIIFLLVFTPLALPTRYGLLHLWVYTIIEITIFVLVIIWLLKRIIIAINANSDLRIPNSIIINRFGFVKTPLNIPIILFVGLIILQLIPLPPGALKLLSANTYYLYQNSNPLPATRNQNLEISPTKLPISNEQPDIQTQRSEISDWLPITIYHYATKSEFIMILAYIGMFFLVTNTPGLRIDRFLLIIMGVGFFVSFLGILQKFAGADKIYWLLDSPGPSFFGSFINRNHFAGYIIMVIPLSLGLLISRFGSITFHKTMTWRVIFTEFESHILGNGLLVFAIMIMVSALFLSLSRGGILSFAVTIVVFVTIISLSRKTRSIISKGRKVTIITLFLAFILLVWLGIGPVMERLSDISSPDRNQVFQDTIDMTKDFPLLGSGLGTFQHLFPKYKTLERQQFYDHAHNDYVELLSDSGLIGFILIIGSIIIFIRKILVRWWERGDSFAKGVTLGGFCGIIAILCHSVTDFNLHIPANALFLSFLLGLTWNAVNRESSYNEN; translated from the coding sequence ATGTTAACAAGATTTCCTTTAATTGCCGATAGAGTCATAGAGTGGGGTATTATCTTTCTTTTAGTATTTACACCACTTGCGTTACCAACAAGGTATGGTCTTCTGCACCTTTGGGTCTACACGATAATAGAGATAACAATATTCGTTTTAGTAATAATATGGTTACTTAAGCGGATTATAATTGCGATAAATGCAAACTCTGATCTCCGAATTCCAAACTCTATAATTATCAATCGCTTCGGTTTTGTAAAAACTCCTCTGAATATTCCAATTATATTGTTTGTTGGTCTTATTATACTTCAGCTTATACCGCTTCCGCCGGGTGCTCTCAAACTGCTAAGTGCCAATACGTATTATCTATATCAAAACAGCAACCCGTTACCGGCAACCCGCAACCAGAACTTAGAAATTTCACCTACAAAATTACCAATCTCCAATGAGCAACCTGACATCCAAACTCAGCGGTCTGAAATCAGTGATTGGTTGCCAATCACTATCTATCACTACGCTACTAAATCAGAGTTTATCATGATCCTTGCATATATAGGCATGTTTTTCCTTGTTACGAATACACCAGGTTTAAGAATAGATCGTTTTTTGCTTATTATTATGGGTGTAGGATTCTTTGTCTCTTTTCTGGGTATTTTACAGAAATTTGCTGGTGCTGATAAGATATACTGGTTATTAGATTCACCTGGTCCGAGCTTTTTTGGTTCTTTTATAAATCGTAACCATTTTGCCGGTTATATAATAATGGTAATACCACTCTCTTTGGGTTTGCTGATCTCCAGATTTGGGAGTATTACATTTCATAAGACTATGACATGGCGAGTAATTTTTACAGAATTTGAATCTCATATTCTTGGTAACGGTTTATTGGTATTCGCCATTATGATTATGGTTTCTGCTTTATTCCTTTCGCTGTCACGTGGAGGCATATTGTCATTTGCTGTTACAATAGTTGTGTTTGTGACCATTATCAGTCTCAGTAGAAAAACCAGGAGTATTATAAGTAAAGGACGCAAGGTAACGATCATTACGTTGTTTCTGGCTTTTATACTTCTTGTTTGGCTTGGTATTGGTCCTGTCATGGAAAGATTGTCTGATATTTCGTCACCTGACAGGAATCAAGTCTTTCAAGATACAATTGATATGACCAAAGATTTTCCTCTTCTTGGGTCTGGGCTTGGTACCTTTCAGCACCTTTTTCCGAAATATAAAACCCTGGAGAGGCAACAATTTTATGACCATGCACATAATGATTATGTCGAACTTTTATCAGATAGCGGTCTTATAGGGTTTATTTTAATAATAGGCAGTATTATCATATTTATCAGGAAGATATTGGTTAGATGGTGGGAAAGGGGAGACTCTTTTGCTAAAGGTGTTACACTCGGAGGATTTTGCGGGATTATTGCGATCCTTTGCCACAGTGTTACGGATTTTAATCTGCATATTCCGGCCAATGCTCTTTTCCTCTCTTTTCTTCTTGGCCTTACATGGAACGCTGTCAATCGGGAAAGTAGTTATAATGAGAATTAG